The Methanocaldococcus jannaschii DSM 2661 genome has a segment encoding these proteins:
- a CDS encoding NAAT family transporter, giving the protein MDLQYFILAFSSIFSILNPFGAVPVFITLTESYPKKERDLVAKKTVIYALAILLAFALFGEWILKFFGISLDAFKIAGGILLLLISLDMVRGQQEAKIHRKEIEAAYEIDEIALMPLATPLLAGPGSITACMVAMAEASDIGDKFLVILAILLSLGITYLTLLSAESVLDRIGRLGIRILTRMMGLILTAIAVQMIVNGIRGALL; this is encoded by the coding sequence ATGGATTTGCAATATTTTATATTGGCATTTTCATCTATATTCTCAATTTTAAACCCATTTGGTGCTGTTCCTGTATTTATAACATTAACTGAGTCATATCCAAAAAAGGAAAGGGATTTAGTAGCTAAGAAAACAGTTATTTATGCACTTGCTATATTATTGGCTTTTGCACTTTTTGGAGAGTGGATATTAAAATTTTTTGGTATATCATTAGATGCATTTAAGATTGCTGGAGGAATTCTACTGCTCTTAATATCATTAGACATGGTTAGGGGTCAGCAGGAGGCTAAAATTCATAGAAAGGAAATTGAAGCAGCTTATGAGATTGATGAAATTGCTCTAATGCCTTTAGCAACTCCATTATTAGCTGGGCCTGGTTCAATAACTGCCTGTATGGTTGCAATGGCTGAGGCATCAGACATTGGAGATAAGTTTTTGGTAATATTGGCTATACTACTATCTCTTGGAATAACCTACCTAACCCTATTATCAGCTGAGAGTGTTTTAGATAGGATTGGAAGATTGGGGATTAGGATATTAACAAGAATGATGGGTTTGATATTAACAGCAATAGCAGTTCAGATGATAGTTAATGGAATTAGAGGGGCCTTACTCTAA
- the truA gene encoding tRNA pseudouridine(38-40) synthase TruA — MYILKIAYDGRYSFQQQPHKQTVCDILLDALEETGFLAKKKVIYSGGRTDKGVSALGNFVVVELKKEPILSYINAKLKDKGIWVLGYREIDEIPKVKYRHYRYILPNIGYDVDAIKEGAKKMIGTHSFHNLSKRDRTKEKSPIRTIYDIKISENEFYLTVDIIGESFLWNMVRKIVGALDLVGRGKKPVEWIDKLLDENHREGVPTFPPEGLILVEAKVDIEYIYDNYSIRKFKEYWGEFFKLQVMKIGIAKTVLEFTK, encoded by the coding sequence ATGTATATTCTAAAAATCGCCTACGATGGAAGATACAGCTTTCAACAACAGCCACATAAACAAACAGTTTGTGATATTTTGTTAGATGCCTTAGAAGAAACTGGATTTTTAGCTAAAAAGAAGGTTATATACAGCGGAGGAAGGACAGATAAAGGCGTCTCTGCCTTAGGCAACTTTGTAGTTGTAGAGCTGAAAAAAGAGCCAATCCTCTCATACATAAATGCAAAGCTAAAGGATAAAGGCATCTGGGTTTTAGGATATAGAGAGATTGATGAAATTCCTAAGGTGAAGTATAGACATTACAGATATATTCTCCCAAACATTGGTTATGATGTAGATGCAATAAAAGAAGGAGCTAAGAAGATGATTGGCACTCATTCCTTCCACAATCTATCAAAGAGAGATAGAACAAAAGAAAAAAGTCCAATAAGAACAATCTATGATATAAAAATCTCTGAAAATGAGTTCTATTTAACAGTAGATATCATTGGAGAGAGCTTTTTATGGAACATGGTCAGAAAGATAGTTGGAGCTTTAGATTTAGTTGGAAGAGGAAAAAAGCCAGTTGAATGGATTGATAAGCTTTTAGATGAAAACCATAGAGAAGGAGTCCCTACATTTCCACCAGAAGGGTTGATATTGGTTGAGGCAAAAGTAGATATCGAATATATATACGATAATTACTCAATAAGAAAATTTAAAGAGTATTGGGGGGAGTTCTTTAAATTGCAAGTTATGAAAATAGGAATCGCTAAAACAGTTTTAGAATTTACAAAATAG
- the csx2 gene encoding TIGR02221 family CRISPR-associated protein, which translates to MLKVLISPLGVGDTNTDVYKRQYKTAEYKFEGDIDGIESPFVLSVLIEKLKVDKVIVVGTAKSMWEKLYEYYAKEVGEFDEEYWIEIGKKVGMSKYDNYALSEEDLKKIEKVIDKYLKKINPNAVGGSKCKIIKYGIDKDEIWENFDLFMSLINEVNDGDEIYLDITHSFRSIPLFMYVMLEFMRYFKNVKLKGIYYGMLDVIRELGHAPVVDLSPIFEISEWIRGMYEFTTYGNSYLISKLLENEDKEIAEKLQKISRYIDANYLKELREEVKTLKPLLNEKKDTGRFLKYFIPELHKFIDKLKYEDSDFEFQISMAKWNFDNKKYSSGYLCLTDSIFWKLCELYNLPSVYKNREVMKGIIYNPSLNKKYSAFGSIKDMHYKRLRNIRNKIAHADVSKKGDDFNPENDLEDVVNLLKNVNLPDFDKIIEDLLLDVKNNQNNKTLKLLKNILNIQIIRKIIKAYNFESNEIYWDFVSGYLLNKNNKCNNEKLREIIEIFHKNIEDAGELEEAFNFVKNTEDEELLDSLALQNAIMHYALFKLSNAYNIKNKEDKEAIKWVLLNQNLCSKHPILKEINNNYHKIFKNKDKPMSNEILEASKNIIRLLNSDLSEIKDSVPLNLIIIRYRSYKNNRR; encoded by the coding sequence ATGTTGAAAGTCCTCATCTCCCCTTTAGGCGTTGGAGATACAAATACTGATGTTTATAAAAGGCAATATAAAACAGCAGAGTATAAATTTGAAGGAGATATCGATGGTATTGAAAGCCCATTTGTTTTGTCAGTTTTAATTGAAAAGTTGAAGGTTGATAAAGTTATTGTTGTTGGAACTGCAAAATCAATGTGGGAAAAATTATATGAATATTATGCCAAGGAAGTTGGAGAATTTGACGAAGAATATTGGATTGAAATTGGGAAGAAAGTTGGAATGTCAAAATATGATAACTATGCTCTTTCAGAAGAAGATTTGAAGAAAATAGAGAAGGTTATTGATAAATATTTGAAAAAAATTAATCCAAATGCTGTTGGAGGTTCTAAATGCAAGATTATAAAGTATGGAATTGATAAGGATGAGATTTGGGAGAATTTTGATTTATTTATGAGTTTAATAAATGAAGTAAATGATGGAGATGAGATTTATTTGGACATAACTCATTCATTTAGGTCTATTCCATTATTTATGTATGTTATGTTGGAGTTTATGAGGTATTTTAAAAATGTAAAGTTAAAGGGAATCTACTATGGAATGTTAGATGTAATCCGTGAATTGGGACATGCACCAGTTGTTGATTTAAGCCCGATATTTGAAATATCAGAGTGGATTAGAGGAATGTATGAATTCACCACTTATGGAAACAGTTACTTAATCTCAAAACTTTTAGAAAATGAAGATAAAGAGATAGCCGAAAAACTACAGAAAATCTCAAGATACATTGATGCTAATTATTTAAAAGAGTTGAGAGAGGAAGTTAAAACTCTAAAACCACTGTTAAATGAGAAAAAAGATACGGGAAGGTTTTTAAAATATTTCATTCCTGAGTTGCATAAATTTATTGATAAATTAAAATATGAAGATTCAGATTTTGAGTTCCAAATATCTATGGCAAAATGGAACTTTGATAATAAAAAATACAGCTCTGGCTATTTATGTTTAACTGATTCAATATTTTGGAAATTATGTGAGCTTTATAATTTACCGTCTGTTTATAAAAATAGGGAGGTTATGAAGGGAATAATATACAATCCATCCTTGAATAAAAAATATTCTGCGTTTGGGTCTATTAAAGATATGCATTACAAAAGATTAAGGAACATAAGAAACAAAATTGCCCATGCAGATGTTAGTAAAAAGGGAGATGATTTCAATCCTGAAAATGATTTAGAGGATGTTGTCAATTTACTGAAAAATGTCAATCTACCTGATTTTGATAAGATAATCGAGGATTTACTATTAGATGTTAAAAATAACCAAAATAATAAAACACTTAAATTGTTAAAAAATATTTTGAATATACAAATAATTAGAAAGATTATTAAAGCATATAATTTTGAGAGCAATGAAATATACTGGGATTTTGTTAGTGGTTATCTCTTAAATAAGAATAATAAATGCAATAATGAAAAATTAAGAGAAATCATCGAGATATTCCACAAAAACATAGAGGATGCTGGTGAATTGGAGGAAGCATTTAATTTTGTAAAAAATACAGAAGATGAGGAATTGTTGGATAGTTTAGCATTACAAAATGCAATCATGCATTATGCCCTCTTCAAACTTTCAAATGCTTATAATATCAAAAATAAGGAAGATAAAGAGGCAATTAAATGGGTTTTGTTAAATCAAAATCTATGTTCAAAGCATCCAATTTTGAAGGAGATAAATAACAACTACCACAAAATATTCAAAAATAAGGATAAACCTATGTCTAATGAGATACTTGAAGCATCTAAAAATATAATAAGACTGTTAAACAGTGATTTGTCAGAAATAAAAGATAGTGTTCCTCTAAATTTGATAATAATCAGATATAGAAGTTATAAAAATAATAGAAGGTGA